A region from the Methanofollis liminatans DSM 4140 genome encodes:
- a CDS encoding UPF0179 family protein, with protein MAEQKPKVTLIGRCLAEMGLEFVYEGDAQECKTCKLLKVCHNLQPGKKYQVVGIRKNTDQGCPVHLGGICAVEVIEAPVVTLIPADRAILNSRIHYESPCTRTDCRSYALCHPDGIIDGEKYMVARVLGNAPEICEKGRTLKLVELRPVA; from the coding sequence ATGGCAGAGCAAAAACCCAAAGTAACCCTGATCGGGAGATGTCTTGCAGAAATGGGACTGGAATTCGTCTATGAAGGCGATGCGCAGGAGTGCAAAACCTGCAAACTCCTGAAGGTCTGCCATAACCTCCAGCCAGGGAAGAAGTATCAGGTCGTGGGCATCAGGAAGAACACCGATCAGGGGTGTCCCGTTCACCTGGGCGGCATCTGCGCCGTCGAGGTGATCGAGGCCCCGGTCGTCACCCTCATCCCGGCCGACCGCGCCATTCTCAACTCGCGCATCCATTACGAGTCGCCCTGCACCAGGACCGACTGCCGGAGTTATGCTCTCTGCCATCCGGACGGCATCATCGACGGCGAGAAATATATGGTCGCCAGAGTCCTCGGCAACGCCCCGGAGATCTGCGAGAAGGGCAGGACGCTGAAGCTCGTCGAGCTGCGGCCGGTAGCCTGA
- a CDS encoding ADP-ribosylglycohydrolase family protein, whose amino-acid sequence MIFISHFAQAAGTLLGLAVGDALGAPLEGLPPPEKKVTKMQSGGIHAVSRGEYTDDTLQAMGLARSLVHCRGFSPEDFVSRLIAGFEQEPAYYGPTSRMVFSLIREGVRPDEAARIAHIHNKGSRTNGSVMRGPPIGIFYSPPAVRETSLACSALTHYDCIAGECSVFVNRMISEMCRGTSKMQAFCRALDSCESDEVIERFGDFHAWPLEPSLDAVLSTHCALAVFMGSETFEQTLVRAVNLGGDADTVGAIAGALAGAHYGLVAIPHRWLVDFRHTGQVLAVAHRLWAAADRV is encoded by the coding sequence GTGATCTTTATATCGCACTTCGCTCAGGCTGCCGGTACGCTCCTTGGGCTTGCTGTGGGGGACGCTCTGGGTGCGCCCCTCGAAGGGCTGCCCCCGCCGGAAAAAAAGGTAACAAAAATGCAGAGCGGCGGAATCCACGCTGTTTCCAGGGGCGAATACACCGACGACACCCTGCAGGCCATGGGGCTCGCCCGATCGCTCGTCCATTGCAGGGGCTTTTCCCCGGAAGACTTCGTATCTCGCCTTATTGCCGGCTTTGAACAGGAGCCCGCATACTATGGGCCGACCTCACGGATGGTCTTCTCTCTCATCCGCGAGGGCGTGCGGCCTGATGAGGCGGCAAGGATCGCTCATATCCATAACAAGGGGAGCAGAACAAATGGAAGTGTGATGCGTGGCCCGCCAATCGGTATTTTCTATTCCCCGCCTGCAGTGCGCGAGACCAGCCTCGCCTGCTCGGCCCTTACCCATTATGACTGCATCGCAGGGGAGTGTTCGGTATTTGTGAACCGGATGATCTCTGAAATGTGTCGGGGCACCTCGAAAATGCAGGCGTTCTGCCGTGCCCTTGACTCCTGTGAGAGTGACGAGGTTATCGAGCGGTTCGGCGACTTCCATGCCTGGCCGCTCGAGCCCTCTCTCGACGCCGTCCTCTCCACCCACTGCGCGCTTGCCGTCTTCATGGGTTCGGAGACCTTCGAACAGACCCTTGTCCGGGCTGTCAACCTGGGCGGGGATGCCGATACGGTCGGTGCGATTGCCGGGGCCCTTGCCGGGGCCCATTACGGCCTCGTCGCCATCCCCCACCGCTGGCTCGTGGACTTCAGGCACACCGGCCAGGTGCTCGCCGTGGCGCACCGGCTCTGGGCTGCGGCCGATCGCGTCTGA
- a CDS encoding UPF0058 family protein: MQKEELLHVHMLLMHIRKYYETTTGEEVYTPDYDLLGVSPAHIHKNKVSHKKAILALGEDLIHQLRTSPHLQQVEYPHKATHNEGIVQEH; the protein is encoded by the coding sequence GTGCAGAAGGAAGAATTGCTCCACGTGCATATGCTCCTGATGCATATCAGGAAGTATTATGAGACAACTACAGGAGAGGAGGTCTATACCCCCGACTACGATCTTCTCGGTGTCTCCCCGGCCCACATTCATAAAAACAAAGTCTCCCACAAAAAAGCCATTCTTGCACTCGGTGAAGACCTCATCCACCAGCTGCGGACATCCCCACATCTCCAGCAGGTGGAGTACCCCCACAAAGCCACCCATAATGAGGGTATAGTACAAGAACATTAG